The following nucleotide sequence is from Solea senegalensis isolate Sse05_10M linkage group LG19, IFAPA_SoseM_1, whole genome shotgun sequence.
TGATCCACGCGTCTTTGTGGCAGGAACAGTTAATGCTGCTAAAGCGTCGTGAATCTAATGGGAAAACAGGATCAGGACTGCAGCGCAAATAGGAATCCCCGAAACTTGGCTACTTCGCCCGTGATGTAAATTTAAGAGCGGGTATTCTGTCTACCTGCCTCAGAGCCCCATCTTTTACAAAGGTTAATGATTGTTTCCACTCAGGATTGGCTGTGTCATTACCACAAAATAAGTTCTTTGATGGTGATGTGACACGCCGAGATTGTCATTTCGGCCCAATTAAAGTATAATACAGTTTTTAGAGTGTACAGTAATAGGGTCCTCACCTAAATCCATTCCTGTCTCAGTCGCCGCTGCCTCGTCGTCTCTGCCAAGCTCATAaaccccctcacacacacacacacacacaagtgcatcTGATCATTTTCTCCTTGACTTTACtggttcataaaaatgaaccaGTGAGTGTGTTGTGAACAATAAGTGAGGGTTTTTTACTGTTCCCTCTGGTTCTGTCAGAATAGCAACGTGGGCAATTAAAACCCTCTTGTCTGGGTACAAACGCTGCTGTGCAGAGTCTGTTCAAAGAGATTTAAATGACACAGTGTCATATAAAATTTAAGTGTTTGTCGGGACATTATTTAGGCTTATTTAGTGACTGGAGCAGAAATGGTGTGACTGCAAATATATGTTGTTTTCCTACACGAGCAATTTGTATTGGACTTGGATTTTACGTGATAAAATAAAGTGTACTCTTACATTCTCATGATTCATCTATGTAAGGAGACTGGTGTAATAGTGTTTTCCGTGGTGAGGGATGTACTGACAGGGTGTGTCCCAGTCAGCGGCTCTCATGCAACCCGCTGTCCAAACCCCAATACCgcccattacattacattacacaaaaTGATCATAATTGTGCattcattaaatcattcatttattctccTAAACTCAGACACTCAGACACAAGTAGATTCagttcaaatatttatttcattcctCTTTCAGTGTAAATACACACGTACTCTTCAGCATGTTTTGTTAAGCCGCCCTCATCTTCCAGTGAGTCACGCTTTGATTCGCATTtcaaagatgccattttaaaaaatggGACGCCActgagacagatggaggcatcATACAAAGGGGTGTATTGCATCCTGGATTTATAAACAAATTAAACTCTGATCTTAAGCAGATTTACTGAAAGCTAATACCCAGGTGTACAGACACATGTCAGCAACAATGCATCTGTTAAATCACTGACTATAAAAACAGTCGGCACAGTAAGAGCCTATATGGTGGATTGAGGAATTCTGCGATATGACAGGGAAGCACGTGTCTAGTGGCGAAAAACCTTATCCCACACCTCCACCTTCATAATGGCATTACCGAGAGGAGACATGGTGGCCCTGATGTCTAGGTATTTGCCCTCGTAATTGATGCCTGACCCCTTGGCTTCCTCCCTGACAAACGGATCCTGGGTCTTGTTGTAGTACATTTCTTTGTACAACTTCTCGTCACAGGCGCGGCCCTTGTCGTAGATGCCCACCGCCAACCAGTTCTTGTACAGGTGGTAGTCCCACGGCACCGAGAACATGACTGCCACGGTCTCGATGTAGTCGTTGCGCGACCTCTCTAGGAGGTCGTAGGTCAGGACGCCGACGCTGCCGGTCGCCTTGCCGCCGGACTTGGAGAAAGTGCAAACCTCGGTCTTCAGGGGGCGCACGGTGGGCTGTGGCGGGTTGTACGTCTCCCCATTTTCAAGGAACGCCCTAGAGAGTGCAAAGATGTGTGAGGGTCATTCTGGTCACGGCATCTTCTGGAGTCTTTCAAGATGTTTCTATAGTCTTACTCAAGGGGcgtcttcacttctgactgatTTGCATAAAACAGGTATTCTGCCTGTTTTATTACTAACTATATGTAACCAGACTAGAGGCTAAACATCTTTTTGTTTCCACCAgccagaactgaagaagcctcttgaaAGAGAGGTAACGCGAGACACATGCACTTCATCAAACTCTTGCTCTAGAATGTGGAAAGTCGGACACATTCACGTCTTACCTGGGGTTGATGAGGCAGTAGTTGTTGGTCATGTTTGTGATTTCAATGACCACGCTTCTCTTGCTGGCCACATCGGCTGCGATGGCTTCAGCTGACTCCGACATGTTTGCAGTGGCTGTGAGATCTGGAAAGAATGAGTGGTCGTCAGTTTACCAGAGTGAATTCCACAGCTCTGACTGTCCCGATACTCCCTAGCCCGCCTCGACGGACTGAGAATCAGTCTTTGCACAAAACAGAACACCCTGCTGACCTCTGACAGCCTGGACTGGCATGACATAGGCTGCTGACCTTCAGAAGCCCACAGAGACCGCGGGCATGACTGATACATTTTGGAGTCTAATGAGATTCTGTGATGTTGTCGAAGTATCAGATGGCTGCGgtctctcttttcctcattAGAGAGTGTACCTTCAGTTACAGCACTAAGCACCGTGCAATAATGAAGTCAAAGGGAAGACTATCGCCTGGAGAAAACAATcgcctctttttttatttagatacaagaaagaaaaaaaaggatcaaaCAAAGGCCTGACTGTTAATGCCCCGACTCGGTTTGTTGCATGAGTCATGAGCTAAATTTACTCTGCGTTGTCATACACTAAAACttcctttaaaatcaaaatgttgTTTGGGTCTTACCTGCTGAGAACCTCAGTTAGTGCTCCCGAGTCCTAAAATGGGAAGATGTTACCTGAAAGGGAGGGGAGGGcagtcttttcttcttcttcttcttttttaaaacaaggaTATACGGCATCACTGACTGAGGAAAACCCTCCCCTCTGAAACCCAACGCCACTGAGTTACTGCACACACCcttcttcagcacacacacacaaacaagagtgCAAACATTCCCATATTTTCCCctcttggaaaaaaacaaccacacccAAATGTGTGGTAAGTTTGAAACACTTCCATCTGTTTCCTCCTGGATCCAAACCTGTTTGGTCGGATGGGAAAATTATATCTCCGCCTGGAGGGAACGTGGGTACTTGTGTGTCTGACTGTATTTTACACCAAAGGTGATTTCATCGTTTCACATACTATACGTTGTATTGTGTAACAGGTAGAAACCCAGAACAAGTTAAGACACACGTCTCATTTGAAACGCTTGCAttccacacagtcacacagcagcaaaaatgtctggcagcaggaggagggagaacattcttgttatttctttaattattttttgaCAATGAAAAACATCTATGCAGATATTCCCATCTAGATACAAGATACTAAATCAATGTACAGTGAAAACCAGGTTCAGAGTTACTTTGGTAGTCTCCGTGTACACCCAGTCGTGCAGTAacactttttaatttcatttcacatgtttttagttGGTATTTTCATGCCTTGGCTTATGTTTCATGACTTTGTCTTGATGCTGTCTTtcatgctgtgtgtctgtgatgcttttattttgtaaagcactttggtcacctGTGGCTTGCCTTGGATGGGCTATAGAAATGAAGtacattactttacattacattacagagAGAGATTCAGCGAAGACAAACCTTAACTTAATTAAGTTCATTCGCTGTTTTCATATGCAAACTTTGTCATTTATtggtattttcttattttcagtgTACTTTTCATCAGTGATaatgagagaacacacacacacacacagtaacataaggatgtggtttgaatgttttattacCTCAATCAAAGATAAGGGCGTGTATTATAATTGACTTAAATGCAAGGAATGAGCTGACTCTCacgtattatttattatctttcaGAGGACAAAATAATACAGACTTTCCATTCATTATATATTTTTCCAGAGTACAACATGCAAGAGTCGTCAGATCGAACcaagtttatttattcttttaaaacacaaaagcatggatgtacacacacaaaaaaaaagcccactAGTGACCCATTTTATCGTACAGCTCCAATTTGATAATGGCTTTGCCAATTGAGGACATTGTTGCCCTCACATCGAGCTCTCTGGTTTGATAAACCAGGCCAGAACCACTGGCCTCGGCGCGGGTGAAGCCACTCTGGTTCTTCCCGTCGTACATTTGGTCGTACAGAGCTTTGTCACAGGCGCGGGACTGCTCGACCACGCCCACGGCCAGACGGTTCTTGTACAGGTTGTGGTCGAAGGGCACGGAGAACATGACGGCCATGCGCTCGGTGCATGACCGGCTCTTGTGGTAGAGGTCATAGGTCATCAGGCCGACAGCTCCCGTGGCGGTGTTGTCGTCCTTGGTGAACGAGCACACTTCGGTCATGTTGGTGCGGATGGTGGGCTGGGGTGGGTGGTGAGAGAAGCCGCTGCTCATGTAGACCCTGTGCACAAGAGATTAGAAATCAGCTCACAACTTTCTGTCACACTTTACAGACTTTTGATGTGGAAAAATCCCCCACGGTTTTTGGAAGTTTTGCGGAGATTGTCAGCATACTTTTTGAGTGTCGGGCTTTCCGGGGTGAAACACCTTATGTTGATGGATGGAGTGTGACCGTGCAAGTACTGCCGCGGACTCCTAAGCAACAGTGAGTGTTACCTGCACGTGGAGTGCAATGAGGCGGCGTGTGTCACTGCATGATGGATAGGTGGATGTTCTCAGCAAAGTGATGTTACACATGAAAACCACCCATCCAAGATGCGGTCTGTCCTGCCACAGCTAGATAAATGTAGATGCACGCAACAAACTCCAACAGACACGGGggaatgtgtgggtttttttgtttgtttttgttattatttattttattgtcatttttttttttaattaattcaatcatttttcccctttttaaCATGTGACAGAAACTGACAGATGCTGAGAAATGGGTGGACGTTCCATTTTCACTCTCTTTCCTTAACATGCGTGCATAGAGAGTGGACCATCATAACAtcacaagatttattttggAGATATTTTCTTGCtctaaagtcacaaaacaatTCAGAAGACTTACCTTAAAATGAATTTAACAAAGTCTTCTACACACTAACTGTCTCGATGTGAGGAGAATCTAAACACAGGTGCCTTTATCAACGTTACATTTACGCACTTACTTGGGGTTGATGAGTATGTGGTTAGCGGTGACATTGCTTATTTCTATGGTGCAGTTTCTGTTGGTGGTGAGGGTGGCTGACACGGCTTCTGCTGTTTCTGGCATCTTGGCTGAAAGAGGAACAGGAGTTAAAACGTAGAGAAGTATGTCTGTCACCGTTCAGCCGGCACTAGAGAGATACAGGGTTTCCTTAACGGTTTTCAAGAAGAAACAGATAATTAAAGTCATGTATGAGGAGAAAAGCACGCATCTGTAACTGtttgggagggaaaaaaagcataattTCTTCTCTATTCTCACTATAGGACACACACTGTGAACATCATGTAGCCTTAACACATGAGAACCTCTTCGTTTGAGCACATTGAGAAAACATTTACGACATGTTAACAGACTATCAAGTTACTGTTTACTTGtgctaaaagtaaaaaaacaacaacaattgtaTTCACCTTTTGGAGTTGAACACCCGAGGTTGTgcttcacagcagtgtttcgTGCGTGTGTCTCAgatcctgcacacacagagaggtggagggagggagtctctctttctcttgtgtGATCACACCTTTCCACTGCTGGTTCCAACTCACAGGAAGGGCGTGTCCTGCTGTgggatgaacacaaacacagacgctTAAGCTGGAAAAAGTTTGTCTCAGAGCGGAGCACTGAGTCCGCCCCAGTATCCAATATCACAGTGCACTGTGGCACAAACATCAATACTGCTGTTAAGAAGAATGATCATTAAAGAGTGAAGAAGTATCATAATGTATTTGAAGTTGTAACAACTTTACTCTGTGACGCTTTTTCTTTGCTGAAGTCCAAACTGTTGCAAACATTTATCAGACTTTCCATCTCGGGCGTTATATAATTTACTGTTCTTCATTTATTGAGGCATTTCCTCTCTTTTGCTGCAAAGGGAACCTTCAGATCTCAGAGTTTGGAGTTCTTTTAAAAGATCCTTACATGGATCGGTTCATGTTCTGACTCGCTCAggaatgagaaaacaaaaaaacacaaaaaaacaaacagacattgcTCAACACAAAGTTGGTTCTTGTGGTAAGGTGACAGATTTGTCTGAAAGCCTCGCCACATCAGTCACAACATTTCAACACACAAGACTCTCACATCACTGCAATCCCAGTGGAgcgaggagaaggagaaggaggaggaggaggaagaaggcgCTCCCTTCTTTCCGGGagcttacaaaaaaaataaatgtattgtgtaacacaatacagtacaatgccgtgttatatttatatctatgaTTCTAGAGTTTGCAGGTCTTCCAGATTGATTCATTATTTCCAACTACTCTCTATCATACATTATGTGCCTGGAGCTGGATTTAAATCCTCCAGCTTCTGTGCTTGAAGTCACCAGATGGCACCAAACATgcattagcaaaaaaaaaagagaaaaaaagaaaaagaaaaagaaaatacatttgcacTACACAGAATTTGTCAGTAAATGTTTTCTATCTGATGGTTCGCCCAGTAGCCATGGCAGGGAATCTGACGTTACACAGACATTAAATATGCTCAAGCGGGCATGGCTGTGTGTGCAAATGGAGGTGCAAAACAATATATCGCTATAGCTGTATACGGTCTTTTAATGTACACGGCCACATAATAGTgtaccataaaaaaaaagtagggcTTTTGAAAGAAATTAAATCTTCAATTGTGCACGACACACCCTGTAACATGAcctctcctctgctgccacccTCAGGACAAACTTTGTATATCTCCAATTTGAAGGCggcatggtggatcagtggtttgGGCAGTCGCCTCACATCAAAACTTTACGTGTAATGTTTGGATTTCCTGTACAGGCCAAGCAGGAGTGCAGCTCAGGTTGATATTGCCACTAATTGGCAACATACTCTCCCCAgccgctttattaggtacacctatgCAACagatatctaatcagccaatcacgtggCAGCAGTTATATATATTTCGGCGTGTAGATGTGGTCAAGATGACccgctgaagttcaaaccgagtATCAGAGTgcagaagaaaaatgatgtcAGTGACTTTGAATGGTTACTGATGCCAGACGAGCTTTTTCAAAATCTTCAATCTCCACCGAGGTTTTCACACTTTAACCCATCTACTGTATATGgtttacagaaaagaaaatatccagagAGCGAAAGCAAAAGCTGTCTGAGTGAAAATGGGCTGAATGTCAGAAGCGGAGAATAGCCAGACGGGTTTGAAATGGTTGAAAGGCTGCAGTAAAATTCTGACAACccagaagaccatctctgaacactCCTGagactttattaggtgtcctctgtacctaatTAAGTGGGCAGTACGTGTCAGCTtactaaataaatgatttatgtgatgtaaacttgttttttgtccacgTAAGACAGACACATTAAATCCCCAACAAAAAGCTGTGTAAAGAGATTTTGGCCTCttcagaggaacacacacacacacacacacacacacacgcctacGCACGCCTTTGTTTAAGCGGCTCTGTTAAATTTGATCAAACTGAACTCTTATCTTCGCTTTAGTTTCCGAGAACAGTCGGTAAGAGGCAATTAGGAAGGTGACAAAAGGCAAGAGTATCAGCCATCTCTATTGTAAGGCTAAGGATAATGATGACATAGATAAATGCAAGCTGAAGACGAGGCCAAATTTAATTATAGTTCCTGCCGTATCGGTATCTCAGCATCGCGTCACTCATGTTGCTTTTTCCGTCTGTCGGACACATCGGTGtgtcccccccctctctctcctcgctTCTGTTATGAGGAAAGTGAGCGTCAGGTTAATGCTTTGCTGGAACTGACAGTGTAGGTCCATTTTGGTCCGAATCACAGAATAGATGAGAGCCAGCCATCACCAGCCGGGAACATGTGTGTTCAGACTCCATTAAACTGTTCAGTGAAACttttactatattatatataaaatactgaTTGACTTTAGCACTTTTACGTCTTTGTTTGGGTGTTCATTCTTCGAAGAGTCTCGGTTTAATCAGCAATTTTGTTGCCATAAAAGTGAGTACAATGTGAATAGTGACAGCTGAGATTGACGTGGCTGTGATTGATCAGATTCAGGGGTTTATTGACCCTCGAAGGGTAAAGACGACGGGGGGTAATATCCTCACTTGTACTCACTCTTGTAAAGCACATCCATATCCCTCTACCCCCACATCACACTGGGCGTTTCACCTTGAAGGACTTCAGTGTACATTTGTCAACAGAGGAAATACTTTCCATAAATGTATGGCGACACCTTTTGGATGgatgtgaagctgctgctggagctcctcctcatcctcgtgTGACTGAGGCGGCGTCAGCTCTGACACGTGGGCACTGAAAACCCAAGCTGACGATTccggctgtctgtctgtgtaaattagttttgttttttttgttttaagttacgcgtgaaatatcatcacatatGTCGTTAATGCTTTATCGTGATGGATAATATTCATTTTCAGCTCATATcgtccatcatcatcatctcagtggcccccaggtcatttgagtttgagacccctgctctacattgaccgtgagagtggatggttgtttgtctctatgtgtccctgtgatggacctgtccagggtgacccccacctttcgccctatgtcagcttggTTTGGCCCCcacggccctcatgtggaggataaagagacagaagatggatggacggacacaTCTGTTGATTATATTCTT
It contains:
- the LOC122784819 gene encoding bryoporin-like isoform X2, whose product is MNRSIRTRPSCELEPAVERCDHTRERETPSLHLSVCAGSETHARNTAVKHNLGCSTPKAKMPETAEAVSATLTTNRNCTIEISNVTANHILINPKVYMSSGFSHHPPQPTIRTNMTEVCSFTKDDNTATGAVGLMTYDLYHKSRSCTERMAVMFSVPFDHNLYKNRLAVGVVEQSRACDKALYDQMYDGKNQSGFTRAEASGSGLVYQTRELDVRATMSSIGKAIIKLELYDKMGH
- the LOC122784819 gene encoding bryoporin-like isoform X1 encodes the protein MKNSKLYNARDGKSDKCLQQFGLQQRKSVTDRTRPSCELEPAVERCDHTRERETPSLHLSVCAGSETHARNTAVKHNLGCSTPKAKMPETAEAVSATLTTNRNCTIEISNVTANHILINPKVYMSSGFSHHPPQPTIRTNMTEVCSFTKDDNTATGAVGLMTYDLYHKSRSCTERMAVMFSVPFDHNLYKNRLAVGVVEQSRACDKALYDQMYDGKNQSGFTRAEASGSGLVYQTRELDVRATMSSIGKAIIKLELYDKMGH
- the apnl gene encoding actinoporin-like protein; this translates as MSESAEAIAADVASKRSVVIEITNMTNNYCLINPRAFLENGETYNPPQPTVRPLKTEVCTFSKSGGKATGSVGVLTYDLLERSRNDYIETVAVMFSVPWDYHLYKNWLAVGIYDKGRACDEKLYKEMYYNKTQDPFVREEAKGSGINYEGKYLDIRATMSPLGNAIMKVEVWDKVFRH